A stretch of the Janthinobacterium sp. B9-8 genome encodes the following:
- a CDS encoding glycosyltransferase family 4 protein — MEKMNILFSAQGMIPPLTGIGRYATSLSRAMQERGSDLDLDYYQFGRVSKKTNNEFLLSKIRNMVNRFPALKSYLRKKYHANRGVHTIKEKKYIYHEPNYIPTVLQYPYLVTVHDLSHIINPEWHPIERVRFLNEHLPLTLEKADAIFVVSKSVKKELIRWMPEVSNKLHITYNGVDHTKFSPESYNSRILEKYNLPSKEYFLFLGTIEPRKKIEDLLTAYQMLVQNKKTTLPLIIIGGVGWKCEDILERIKHSKNVRWLQYVTEKDLPALLAGARCMVYPSAYEGFGLPVLEAMTVGTPVITTSGGAIQEIGGAAPFYFNRGDIEGLAEHMTNLALSPECACDHITEGLIRSHYFTWDRCASKTLDTYRDVWANHY; from the coding sequence ATGGAAAAGATGAATATCTTATTTTCTGCGCAAGGCATGATTCCCCCGCTCACCGGGATAGGGCGTTATGCCACCAGCTTATCCAGAGCCATGCAAGAGCGTGGCTCTGATCTTGATCTCGATTACTATCAATTTGGCCGCGTCAGCAAAAAAACAAATAATGAATTTTTACTTTCTAAAATAAGAAATATGGTTAACCGCTTTCCTGCGCTCAAATCTTATCTTAGAAAAAAATACCATGCGAATCGTGGTGTACATACCATCAAAGAAAAAAAATACATTTACCACGAGCCAAACTACATTCCAACCGTATTGCAATATCCATACTTAGTGACAGTACATGATCTTTCACATATTATTAATCCAGAATGGCACCCTATTGAAAGAGTGCGTTTCTTAAATGAGCATTTACCACTGACTTTAGAAAAAGCAGATGCTATTTTTGTGGTTTCAAAATCGGTAAAAAAAGAATTAATCCGCTGGATGCCGGAAGTAAGTAATAAACTACATATCACCTACAACGGAGTAGACCATACAAAATTTTCACCCGAATCATACAATAGCCGCATTTTAGAAAAATACAATTTACCCAGTAAAGAATATTTTTTATTCTTAGGCACCATTGAACCAAGAAAAAAAATAGAGGATTTACTCACTGCCTATCAAATGCTGGTGCAAAATAAAAAAACCACTTTGCCTCTGATTATTATTGGTGGCGTGGGCTGGAAATGCGAAGATATTCTAGAAAGAATCAAGCACAGCAAAAATGTGCGCTGGCTGCAATATGTTACAGAAAAAGATTTGCCTGCTCTATTAGCCGGTGCACGCTGCATGGTTTATCCCTCCGCTTATGAAGGATTCGGCTTACCCGTGTTAGAAGCAATGACTGTTGGCACTCCCGTTATTACCACCTCAGGGGGTGCAATTCAGGAAATAGGCGGCGCAGCCCCCTTTTACTTTAATCGGGGCGATATCGAAGGTCTGGCAGAGCATATGACCAATTTAGCCTTATCACCTGAATGCGCTTGCGATCATATTACAGAAGGATTAATTCGATCTCACTATTTTACCTGGGATCGCTGCGCGTCTAAAACACTAGATACATATAGGGATGTATGGGCGAATCACTATTAA
- a CDS encoding glycosyltransferase — MPFAAARSIIKNSKLNKISLIRAIFMKIIHLGKFYPPEYGGIETVTFDLVEGLNNQGVNADVLCSNKGKETKIDLVNSSYQVIRAGTLAVINSTSISLKLIKELNNCIHQYDAIHIHLPNPMANLAIWLIQPKCKVYLHWHSDIVKQKHMLKLYAPWLKWLINRADGIIATSQRYAESSKWLAPNMDKVSIIPIGVVDKSKQVSAELVSKIRSEYKNKKIVLSIGRSAAYKGVRYLIEACKYTNDDIVILIGGPGIESFQPLIKKLGLEYKIKLLGTIADQQLASYYAACDIFCLPSIYRSEAYGIVQVEAMSFSKPIISCDISGSGVSWVNEHNKSGLLVPPSNPNALADAINMLSQDDVLRNKMALYARARFEQELTANQMVSKTIQMYKASMPAMAKFSKFETHKIKVALNNEAVLISKNSKQTSKTS, encoded by the coding sequence ATGCCTTTTGCTGCAGCGCGATCGATCATTAAAAATAGCAAACTTAATAAAATATCACTTATAAGAGCTATATTTATGAAAATAATACATCTTGGAAAATTCTACCCGCCTGAATATGGTGGAATAGAAACAGTCACTTTCGACTTGGTTGAAGGCCTGAATAATCAAGGTGTAAATGCAGATGTACTCTGTAGTAACAAGGGCAAAGAGACAAAAATTGATTTAGTCAACTCCAGCTATCAAGTAATCAGAGCTGGCACCTTAGCCGTTATCAACTCAACATCGATTTCACTTAAGCTCATCAAGGAGCTGAACAATTGCATCCATCAATACGATGCAATTCATATTCATCTACCCAATCCCATGGCTAATTTAGCAATTTGGCTTATTCAACCAAAATGCAAAGTTTACCTGCACTGGCATAGTGATATCGTTAAACAAAAACATATGCTCAAGCTTTATGCGCCATGGTTGAAATGGCTAATCAACCGTGCAGATGGCATTATCGCCACATCGCAGCGCTATGCTGAATCATCCAAATGGCTAGCTCCCAATATGGATAAAGTATCCATTATTCCAATTGGGGTAGTAGACAAAAGCAAACAAGTTTCTGCGGAGCTGGTTAGCAAAATAAGATCAGAATACAAAAATAAAAAAATAGTTTTATCAATAGGTAGATCTGCGGCCTATAAAGGGGTTAGATATTTAATCGAAGCCTGCAAATATACGAACGATGATATTGTGATCTTGATTGGAGGGCCAGGGATAGAGAGCTTCCAGCCGCTGATTAAAAAGCTTGGCCTAGAATACAAAATAAAATTACTTGGAACCATTGCGGATCAACAATTAGCATCTTATTACGCCGCTTGCGATATATTTTGCCTGCCATCTATTTATCGATCAGAAGCGTATGGCATTGTGCAAGTAGAAGCCATGAGCTTTTCTAAACCCATTATTTCTTGCGATATTTCTGGCTCCGGTGTTTCCTGGGTTAATGAGCATAATAAATCTGGGCTACTTGTTCCGCCGTCCAATCCCAATGCCTTAGCAGATGCTATCAATATGCTAAGCCAGGATGATGTACTTAGAAACAAAATGGCACTCTATGCCAGAGCCCGGTTTGAGCAAGAGCTGACTGCAAATCAAATGGTCAGCAAAACTATCCAGATGTATAAGGCAAGCATGCCAGCAATGGCAAAGTTCAGTAAATTTGAGACGCATAAAATTAAAGTGGCACTCAATAACGAAGCAGTACTGATCAGTAAAAATAGTAAGCAAACAAGCAAAACCTCATAA
- a CDS encoding Crp/Fnr family transcriptional regulator → MLMTRHPIYSLEFFSGIPETILKSIARDSHLRTAVRNQQVITKGSLGDELFFLIKGRLQVIDVTEDGRELCIYIINEGEYFGELAVIDGGSRSTSVVSIGDAELMVMSRHTALQLIYSHPVLAERVMKKLAYLVRLSSQNRAMLSIQNPYQRICTVLTTLIRTLPGNLKIIELPPQQSLAGMTNCSRETVSRAIGQLLNTGIAEKDRKTLIVREPERLQHIVQGKITIE, encoded by the coding sequence ATGCTTATGACACGCCACCCTATCTACTCTTTAGAATTTTTTTCTGGTATTCCAGAAACCATCCTCAAATCGATTGCGCGCGACTCTCACCTTAGGACAGCAGTGCGCAACCAGCAAGTGATTACCAAAGGCTCTTTAGGCGATGAGCTATTCTTCTTGATTAAAGGTCGTCTGCAAGTGATTGATGTGACAGAAGATGGCCGGGAGCTTTGCATTTATATTATTAATGAAGGGGAATACTTTGGTGAGCTGGCCGTGATTGACGGTGGCTCCCGCTCTACCAGTGTGGTTTCGATTGGCGACGCCGAGCTGATGGTCATGAGCCGCCACACCGCGCTACAGCTTATCTACTCTCACCCCGTACTGGCAGAGCGGGTCATGAAAAAACTCGCGTATTTAGTCCGCCTGTCTTCGCAAAACCGCGCCATGCTCAGTATTCAGAACCCTTACCAACGTATCTGCACCGTACTGACAACGCTGATCCGTACCCTTCCCGGCAATTTAAAAATTATTGAGCTTCCCCCACAGCAATCGCTGGCAGGCATGACCAATTGCAGCCGCGAAACCGTCTCCAGAGCAATCGGCCAGCTACTCAATACAGGCATAGCAGAAAAAGACCGAAAAACGCTCATCGTGCGCGAGCCAGAGCGCCTGCAGCATATTGTGCAAGGCAAAATAACCATCGAATAG